The following coding sequences lie in one Trichoderma breve strain T069 chromosome 1, whole genome shotgun sequence genomic window:
- a CDS encoding f-box domain-containing protein, whose translation MAHLTTLPNEILHNILQWLAPKDLESLPRVCKALHSFVKGNQKLCEDIYIHHFDSPPDDDRLDWETELHDIVKLENICHRDNVEDKEGELSFVYKVVTRLLKHASPASHAVETSDTQYASRNADFLNALFEDESNRKAFLQKSSLFERVYRTQHHPFPALDKKQQQESAKLHCLYGKPILETGRLRSARTYPYACSKVYDIRQYTNRTRWGPFMDEAGDLKVDWEKVEAILIVLGSNIYTKKLTRLFNDVWDSPFSGSWKGSFISSPITDQSSLDAMDPYGVTGTWYRIVCFLDYNDFFSYNFTNPERDESPLHTLDVGEATRLIIMRIHVTKIEQAGPDSEYSSDLPIVHYEGISRPLDDSWDDNASSDLRGTVGLTKEGEVRWTSVSIFQGHERWKSEGVQLSGPKSGKVIGNWFDRDYDPHGPCGPSAFWKASDSETAHGTHAVLPRNFLLWSALIQMEDSDPEGDMEYTMENEEEEEEDDSESEPVANELPELLLDAELEIIEITHHIEDHPEPSSGA comes from the exons ATGGCCCATCTAACGACGCTGCCAAACGAGATCCTTCACAACATTCTGCAATGGCTGGCGCCGAAGGACCTCGAGTCGCTACCCCGCGTCTGTAAAGCACTTCACAGCTTCGTGAAAGGGAATCAGAAGTTGTGTGAAGACATTTATATTCATCATTTT GATTCGCCTCCCGATGATGACAGACTTGATTGGGAGACTGAGTTGCATGATATCGTCAAGCTCGAGAATATCTGTCACCGTGACAATGTTGAAGACAAG GAGGGTGAGCTGAGTTTTGTATACAAAGTAGTGACTCGACTGCTTAAGCATGCCTCACCCGCAAGCCATGCTGTGGAAACATCCGACACTCAGTATGCGTCCAGGAACGCAGACTTTCTCAATGCCCTCTTTGAAGACGAGTCCAACCGTAAAGCCTTTCTTCAGAAGTCGTCTCTGTTTGAGAGGGTCTACAGAACTCAGCACCACCCGTTCCCGGCTTTGGATAAgaagcaacaacaagaaagCGCCAAGCTCCACTGCTTATACGGCAAGCCAATTCTTGAGACTGGAAGATTGCGATCCGCGAGGACGTACCCTTATGCGTGTTCTAAAGTCTATGATATTCGGCAGTACACCAACCGGACTCGATGGGGCCCCTTCATGGATGAAGCTGGCGATTTAAAAGTAGATTGGGAGAAGGTGGAGGCAATCCTCATTGTACTCGGAAGTAACATTTACACCAAGAAGCTCACGCGGCTCTTCAACGATGTTTGGGACAGCCCTTTCTCTGGGTCGTGGAAAGGCAGCTTCATATCCTCCCCCATTACCGACCAGTCGTCACTGGATGCCATGGATCCATACGGCGTGACCGGCACTTGGTATAGA ATTGTATGTTTCCTTGACTACAACGATTTCTTTAGTTACAACTTCACCAACCCCGAACGAGACGAATCCCCTCTTCACACGCTCGATGTTGGGGAAGCTACTCGTCTTATCATTATGAGGATTCACGTCACAAAAATCGAGCAGGCCGGACCGGATTCGGAGTACTCCTCGGATCTACCTATCGTCCATTATGAGGGCATCTCTCGCCCGCTTGATGATTCTTGGGACGACAATGCGTCATCTGATCTCCGAG GCACTGTTGGCTTGACCAAGGAGGGCGAAGTACGATGGACATCAGTGTCCATCTTTCAGGGACACGAGCGTTGGAAATCAGAAGGCGTACAGCTCAGCGGTCCAAAAAGTGGCAAAGTTATCGGTAACTGGTTTGATAG AGACTACGACCCTCATGGACCTTGTGGGCCATCTGCCTTCTGGAAGGCCAGCGACTCGGAGACGGCGCATGGTACGCACGCTGTTCTTCCCAGAAACTTTCTCCTATGGAGCGCACTGATTCAGATGGAAGACTCTGATCCAGAGGGCGATATGGAGTACACTAtggagaatgaagaggaagaggaagaggatgattCTGAATCCGAGCCGGTAGCGAATGAGCTGCCAGAGCTGTTACTGGATGCGGAATTGGAGATTATCGAGATTACCCACCACATCGAGGATCATCCAGAGCCGTCATCTGGGGCTTGA